A stretch of Roseibium porphyridii DNA encodes these proteins:
- a CDS encoding nuclear transport factor 2 family protein: MNRRSALKATGLTALSMALAQQPANAENATQSSLKTVMDFMGAMGGGDSAKVASLMADDMVWHNEGDPALPWIGTWQGKEKIFEFMGLFGENFQTTEWTNTDAFASADTVAVFGKMNGITTKSGKNIGEFTFALRAKVRDGKVVLWNWFEDSYAVSKAYHG, encoded by the coding sequence ATGAATCGCAGATCCGCTTTAAAAGCCACCGGCCTGACCGCTCTGTCGATGGCACTGGCGCAGCAGCCAGCCAATGCCGAGAACGCGACACAGAGCTCCCTCAAGACCGTCATGGACTTCATGGGTGCCATGGGCGGTGGGGATAGTGCAAAGGTCGCTAGCCTGATGGCAGACGACATGGTCTGGCACAACGAAGGTGATCCGGCTCTTCCCTGGATCGGCACTTGGCAGGGCAAAGAAAAGATCTTCGAATTCATGGGGCTTTTCGGCGAGAATTTTCAGACAACGGAATGGACGAACACAGATGCTTTTGCCTCGGCTGATACCGTTGCCGTCTTTGGAAAGATGAACGGTATAACGACAAAGTCCGGTAAGAACATCGGCGAGTTCACATTCGCGCTACGCGCCAAGGTCCGCGACGGCAAGGTCGTACTCTGGAACTGGTTCGAGGACAGTTACGCGGTCAGCAAGGCCTATCACGGCTAG
- the truA gene encoding tRNA pseudouridine(38-40) synthase TruA, which translates to MPRYKLTVEYDGRPFCGWQRQANGPSVQAVIERAIKAFTGEVVTIGGAGRTDTGVHATGQACHADLSKSWPTKTIMGAMNFHCQPDPVVILDVEEMHEGFDARFSAIRRSYRYRIHNRLPPLTHQLGLAWHVKPELDAAAMHGAAQEFVGHHDFTTFRHSRCQAKSPEKTLEEFSVYREGEFVIAECSSRSFLHNQVRSMVGTLRLVGEGKWGAGDITSALQARDRKACGPVAPADGLYLTRVDYRPPEMDIELLNEWRERKAAMEAEVEGEA; encoded by the coding sequence ATGCCACGCTACAAGCTGACGGTTGAATATGATGGCCGGCCCTTTTGCGGCTGGCAACGCCAGGCCAACGGACCGTCTGTACAGGCCGTGATCGAACGTGCCATCAAGGCGTTCACGGGTGAAGTGGTAACGATTGGCGGCGCAGGGCGTACAGACACCGGGGTGCACGCGACAGGTCAGGCCTGTCATGCGGATCTGAGCAAATCATGGCCGACAAAAACCATTATGGGCGCCATGAATTTTCACTGTCAGCCGGACCCGGTTGTGATCCTGGATGTTGAAGAAATGCATGAGGGCTTCGATGCGCGTTTCTCTGCAATTCGCAGATCCTATCGGTACCGGATCCACAACCGATTGCCACCGCTGACCCATCAGTTGGGGCTCGCGTGGCATGTGAAGCCCGAACTGGACGCGGCCGCCATGCACGGCGCTGCGCAGGAGTTTGTTGGCCATCATGATTTTACGACCTTTCGCCATTCGCGCTGCCAGGCCAAGAGCCCGGAAAAGACACTTGAGGAATTCAGCGTCTATCGAGAGGGAGAATTCGTCATTGCCGAGTGCTCCTCACGGTCGTTCCTGCACAATCAGGTCCGTTCGATGGTTGGCACCTTACGCTTGGTTGGCGAGGGGAAGTGGGGCGCAGGAGACATCACAAGTGCGCTGCAAGCACGTGACCGCAAGGCCTGCGGACCGGTTGCCCCGGCGGACGGACTGTATCTCACTCGCGTCGACTATCGTCCGCCAGAGATGGACATTGAGCTTCTGAACGAATGGCGGGAGCGCAAGGCTGCGATGGAAGCGGAAGTAGAGGGCGAAGCCTAG
- a CDS encoding LysR family transcriptional regulator produces MIEYLRHMAVFARVVDEGSFRAAAKDFGLAPSRISQTVSDLERYLGVTLLHRTTRKIALTSEGRIFYPRVVDMLHSAETGLNELNALSIDPVGDLRISIPTFLASSPLSTLVGEFIKDHPGVTLSVCYSDHPLGLIQDGIDLNIRVGWLDDSSMMSRKLGEYQRVLVAGAEYAASRSAPDHPDDLKHWHWIRYEQRADLIEFSNRDGRTARVSGISQLTVDSLDALYHFTHQNLGITVLPRHVAEQGLGNGEFVELLPDWTLRSLGCYAVWPDKSRRESLTLLLVRFLAEHYST; encoded by the coding sequence ATGATCGAATATCTCAGGCATATGGCTGTTTTTGCGCGAGTTGTGGATGAAGGATCTTTTCGAGCCGCGGCGAAAGACTTCGGCCTCGCACCTTCCAGAATAAGTCAGACAGTGTCCGATCTGGAAAGGTATTTGGGTGTCACGCTGCTTCATCGAACCACGCGAAAAATCGCACTGACCAGCGAGGGGCGCATCTTTTACCCTCGCGTGGTCGACATGCTGCACAGTGCCGAAACTGGCTTGAACGAGCTGAATGCTCTGTCGATAGACCCAGTTGGAGATTTGCGGATATCCATCCCGACCTTCCTGGCGTCGTCTCCGCTCTCCACGCTGGTTGGCGAGTTTATCAAGGACCATCCGGGCGTAACACTCTCCGTCTGTTATTCAGACCATCCGCTTGGTCTTATTCAGGATGGCATTGACCTCAACATTCGTGTCGGCTGGCTTGACGACAGCTCGATGATGTCTCGGAAACTTGGGGAGTATCAGCGTGTGCTAGTCGCAGGTGCCGAATATGCAGCGTCGCGCTCTGCCCCCGACCATCCGGACGATCTGAAGCATTGGCACTGGATCCGCTACGAGCAACGCGCGGACCTGATCGAGTTTTCAAACCGGGATGGCAGGACTGCCAGAGTATCCGGGATTTCGCAGCTGACTGTCGACAGCTTGGATGCCCTCTACCACTTTACGCATCAAAACCTCGGGATCACGGTCCTGCCGAGACATGTTGCCGAACAGGGACTGGGCAACGGTGAGTTTGTGGAGCTGCTGCCTGATTGGACCCTGCGGTCACTTGGTTGTTACGCCGTGTGGCCAGACAAATCGCGTCGTGAGAGCCTGACTTTGTTGCTTGTTCGATTTCTTGCTGAGCACTATTCAACCTGA
- a CDS encoding GNAT family N-acetyltransferase yields MPPTAIPNLTVRNVTPADESEIRALISAAFPSDREARLVNTLRHCGALVLEQVALDETKRIVGHVAYSRVTPAAIGAGQAMQIACLAPVSVLPDKQNKGIGTTLTRVSLEALKENGEDLVLVLGPPAFFPRFGFDAELAQKVQGPYAGAAFMALALTDAGTRDLPIEVAFATPFQEFE; encoded by the coding sequence ATGCCGCCGACCGCCATTCCCAACCTGACCGTCCGAAACGTTACCCCGGCTGATGAAAGCGAAATCCGGGCTCTGATCTCGGCTGCCTTTCCGTCTGACCGGGAAGCTCGGTTGGTAAACACCCTGCGTCACTGCGGAGCGCTTGTTCTGGAGCAGGTGGCATTGGATGAAACCAAACGGATTGTCGGCCATGTTGCCTATAGCAGGGTAACACCGGCTGCTATTGGTGCGGGACAGGCCATGCAGATTGCCTGCCTTGCGCCTGTGTCCGTCTTACCCGACAAGCAAAACAAGGGCATCGGCACGACGCTGACGCGCGTTTCACTGGAGGCCTTGAAGGAAAACGGCGAAGACCTGGTTCTGGTGCTCGGCCCACCGGCCTTCTTCCCAAGGTTCGGTTTTGATGCCGAATTGGCCCAGAAGGTCCAAGGGCCCTATGCCGGAGCGGCATTCATGGCCTTGGCTTTGACGGATGCCGGTACCCGCGACCTGCCGATCGAAGTGGCGTTTGCAACACCGTTTCAAGAATTCGAATAG